Proteins encoded together in one Urocitellus parryii isolate mUroPar1 chromosome 3, mUroPar1.hap1, whole genome shotgun sequence window:
- the Derl3 gene encoding derlin-3 isoform X2, translated as MAWQGLAAEFLQVPAVTRAYTAACVLTTAAVLELLSPFQLYFNPHLVFRKFQVWRLVTNFLFFGPLGFSFFFNMLFVFRYCRMLEEGSFRGRTADFVFMFLFGGVLMTLLGLLGSLFFLGQALMAMLVYVWSRRSPGVRVNFFGLLTFQAPFLPWALMGFSLLLGNSILVDLLGIAVGHIYYFLEDVFPNQPGGKRLLLTPGFLKLLLDAPEEDPNYLPLPEEQPRPHQPHPQQ; from the exons ATGGCTTGGCAGGGGCTGGCGGCCGAGTTTCTGCAGGTGCCGGCGGTGACGAGGGCCTACACCGCAGCCTGCGTACTCACCACAGCCGCCGTG CTGGAGCTTCTCAGCCCCTTCCAGCTCTACTTCAACCCGCATCTAGTGTTCCGGAAGTTCCAG GTCTGGAGGCTTGTCACCAACTTCCTCTTCTTCGGGCCCCTAGGATTCAGCTTCTTCTTCAACATGCTCTTCGT GTTCCGTTACTGCCGTATGCTGGAGGAGGGCTCCTTTCGCGGCCGTACAGCTGACTTCGTCTTCATGTTTCTCTTCGGTGGCGTCCTGATGACA CTGCTGGGACTTCTGGGTAGTCTTTTCTTCCTGGGCCaggccctcatggccatgctggtGTATGTGTGGAGCCGTCGCAGCCCTGGGGTGAGAGTCAACTTCTTCGGCCTCCTCACCTTCCAGGCACCATTCCTGCCCTGGGCGCTCATGGGCTTTTCACTGCTGCTGGGCAACTCAATCCTTGTGGACCTGCTGG GGATTGCTGTGGGCCACATCTATTACTTCCTGGAGGATGTCTTCCCCAACCAGCCTGGAGGCAAGAGGCTGCTGCTGACTCCTGGCTTCTT GAAGCTGTTACTGGATGCCCCTGAAGAGGACCCCAATTATCTGCCCCTTCCTGAGGAGCAACCAAGACCCCATCAGCCACACCCACAGCAGTAA
- the Derl3 gene encoding derlin-3 isoform X1, with product MAWQGLAAEFLQVPAVTRAYTAACVLTTAAVQLELLSPFQLYFNPHLVFRKFQVWRLVTNFLFFGPLGFSFFFNMLFVFRYCRMLEEGSFRGRTADFVFMFLFGGVLMTLLGLLGSLFFLGQALMAMLVYVWSRRSPGVRVNFFGLLTFQAPFLPWALMGFSLLLGNSILVDLLGIAVGHIYYFLEDVFPNQPGGKRLLLTPGFLKLLLDAPEEDPNYLPLPEEQPRPHQPHPQQ from the exons ATGGCTTGGCAGGGGCTGGCGGCCGAGTTTCTGCAGGTGCCGGCGGTGACGAGGGCCTACACCGCAGCCTGCGTACTCACCACAGCCGCCGTG CAGCTGGAGCTTCTCAGCCCCTTCCAGCTCTACTTCAACCCGCATCTAGTGTTCCGGAAGTTCCAG GTCTGGAGGCTTGTCACCAACTTCCTCTTCTTCGGGCCCCTAGGATTCAGCTTCTTCTTCAACATGCTCTTCGT GTTCCGTTACTGCCGTATGCTGGAGGAGGGCTCCTTTCGCGGCCGTACAGCTGACTTCGTCTTCATGTTTCTCTTCGGTGGCGTCCTGATGACA CTGCTGGGACTTCTGGGTAGTCTTTTCTTCCTGGGCCaggccctcatggccatgctggtGTATGTGTGGAGCCGTCGCAGCCCTGGGGTGAGAGTCAACTTCTTCGGCCTCCTCACCTTCCAGGCACCATTCCTGCCCTGGGCGCTCATGGGCTTTTCACTGCTGCTGGGCAACTCAATCCTTGTGGACCTGCTGG GGATTGCTGTGGGCCACATCTATTACTTCCTGGAGGATGTCTTCCCCAACCAGCCTGGAGGCAAGAGGCTGCTGCTGACTCCTGGCTTCTT GAAGCTGTTACTGGATGCCCCTGAAGAGGACCCCAATTATCTGCCCCTTCCTGAGGAGCAACCAAGACCCCATCAGCCACACCCACAGCAGTAA